The Scomber japonicus isolate fScoJap1 chromosome 13, fScoJap1.pri, whole genome shotgun sequence genome includes a window with the following:
- the LOC128371229 gene encoding heart- and neural crest derivatives-expressed protein 1-like, whose translation MNLIGGYQHHHHLMHEPFPFVQRCHQDAPYFQSWVVNHGEMPPDFQIQAPYPAVELASGATHDGRLENLQVGMGKRRASGPKKERRRTESINTAFAELRECIPNVPADTKLSKIKTLRLATSYIAYLMDVLAKDSGETEGFKAEIKKFENRDLKRKRDLTDGLPESLGAEKKVKGRTGWPQQVWALELNQ comes from the exons ATGAACCTCATCGGGGGCTATCAGCATCACCACCACCTGATGCACGAACCCTTCCCGTTCGTCCAGCGGTGTCACCAGGATGCGCCGTACTTCCAGAGCTGGGTGGTGAACCACGGCGAGATGCCCCCGGACTTCCAGATCCAGGCGCCCTACCCGGCCGTGGAGCTCGCGTCTGGAGCGACGCACGATGGCCGGCTGGAGAACCTTCAAGTGGGAATGGGGAAGAGGAGAGCGTCGGGGCCGAAGAAGGAGCGCCGGAGGACGGAGAGCATCAACACAGCTTTCGCCGAGCTGCGGGAGTGCATCCCCAACGTCCCCGCAGACACAAAACTGTCTAAAATTAAAACTTTACGTCTGGCGACCAGTTACATCGCCTATCTGATGGACGTCCTGGCCAAAGACTCCGGGGAGACAGAGGGCTTTAAGGCCGAAATTAAGAAATTTGAAAACCGGGATCTGAAAAGGAAACGGGATCTG ACTGACGGCCTGCCGGAGTCTTTAGGAGCCGAGAAAAAGGTGAAAGGCAGGACTGGTTGGCCGCAGCAGGTCTGGGCTCTGGAGCTCAACCAGTGA